A portion of the Corynebacterium occultum genome contains these proteins:
- a CDS encoding DNA alkylation repair protein yields the protein MSETGMNSVDEIMAELTELADEKILTVNQKHGDDHAVNLSKLRAVAKRLKKNHDLALELWATGDSAARLLALLICRPKEFGQEELDTMLREANSPKVQDWLINYVVKKSHHMEVLRAIWFADPDPIVGSAGWALTSEKVIKKPEGLDLPGLLDTIEQEMVAAPERLQWAMNTCLAQIGIEHPELRGRALKIGEALEVLKDYPTSAGCVSPYAPVWITEMSSRKES from the coding sequence ATGAGTGAGACCGGGATGAACAGCGTCGATGAGATCATGGCAGAGCTCACTGAGCTGGCTGATGAGAAGATTCTGACGGTCAACCAGAAGCACGGCGATGATCACGCAGTGAACCTGAGCAAGCTTCGGGCAGTGGCCAAGCGGCTGAAGAAGAACCACGACCTGGCACTGGAGCTATGGGCCACCGGGGATTCGGCGGCGCGGCTGCTGGCCCTCTTGATCTGTCGGCCGAAGGAATTTGGCCAGGAAGAGCTGGACACCATGTTGCGGGAAGCCAACTCCCCCAAGGTCCAGGACTGGCTGATCAATTATGTGGTGAAGAAATCTCACCACATGGAGGTACTACGGGCGATCTGGTTCGCAGATCCCGATCCTATTGTGGGGAGTGCCGGCTGGGCCCTGACCTCGGAGAAAGTGATCAAGAAGCCGGAGGGACTCGATCTTCCGGGACTGTTGGACACCATCGAACAGGAAATGGTTGCGGCCCCGGAGCGGCTGCAGTGGGCGATGAACACCTGTCTCGCCCAGATCGGTATTGAGCACCCTGAACTGCGGGGGCGTGCCCTGAAGATCGGGGAGGCTCTGGAAGTACTCAAGGATTATCCAACCTCAGCAGGGTGTGTCTCCCCCTATGCCCCGGTCTGGATCACCGAGATGTCCAGCCGGAAGGAAAGCTGA
- a CDS encoding ArsR/SmtB family transcription factor, translating to MTTGIIGIEAQAENIKSLSVAFKALANESRLALAAILASGEKSVGALAAELDMGVTTVSAHLQVLRRAGLVETRREGTTVYYHLVRDELARVRGKIREIGLNQSPRMASPTTDYLE from the coding sequence ATGACTACAGGGATTATTGGAATAGAAGCACAAGCTGAGAACATCAAGTCACTCAGTGTGGCGTTCAAGGCTTTGGCCAATGAATCCCGACTGGCTCTGGCTGCGATCCTGGCCAGTGGTGAAAAATCCGTGGGAGCTCTCGCGGCAGAACTGGATATGGGTGTCACCACTGTTTCTGCGCACCTGCAGGTGCTTCGTCGCGCCGGCCTGGTGGAGACCCGCCGGGAGGGAACCACCGTCTACTACCACCTGGTCCGGGATGAACTCGCCAGGGTCCGGGGGAAGATCCGTGAGATCGGCCTCAACCAGAGCCCCCGCATGGCCTCACCGACCACGGATTACCTGGAGTAG
- a CDS encoding PhzF family phenazine biosynthesis protein, which translates to MTRIRDFAQVDVFSTEPYRGNPLAVILDAEGLSDEEMLRIANWTNLSETTFLFPPITPGADYLVRIFTPTGELPFAGHPTLGSAHAWLENGGTPQQTGTIIQECEAGLVEIRNLDGQLFFAAPPTTRSGPLEEAALTQLCSALAIPRTDILGHQWVDNGPGWCAIQLGSAEEVLALEPDFQLAGDLKFGVIGAYPEGSDFAFEIRAFIPFAANGEDPVTGSLNASVAQWLHREGQVAGSYRVSQGTRLGRSGSVSIECVEDGEIWVGGAVATCFGGTAQA; encoded by the coding sequence ATGACCCGAATCCGAGACTTTGCACAGGTGGACGTCTTCTCCACCGAGCCCTACCGCGGCAACCCCCTGGCCGTGATCCTCGATGCGGAGGGATTGAGCGATGAGGAGATGCTGCGCATCGCCAATTGGACGAACCTCTCGGAAACCACCTTCCTTTTCCCGCCCATCACGCCGGGCGCGGATTATCTGGTGCGCATCTTCACTCCCACCGGGGAGCTTCCCTTCGCCGGCCATCCCACCCTTGGATCTGCTCATGCCTGGCTGGAAAATGGTGGCACCCCGCAACAGACAGGCACAATCATCCAGGAATGCGAGGCAGGACTGGTGGAGATCCGGAACCTGGATGGCCAGCTCTTCTTCGCCGCCCCACCCACCACCCGAAGTGGCCCCCTCGAGGAGGCCGCCCTCACCCAGCTGTGCAGCGCACTGGCCATTCCCCGCACCGATATCCTCGGCCACCAGTGGGTGGACAACGGCCCCGGCTGGTGTGCCATTCAGCTGGGCAGCGCCGAGGAGGTGCTTGCCCTGGAACCTGATTTCCAGCTCGCCGGTGATCTGAAGTTCGGGGTGATCGGGGCTTATCCGGAAGGTTCGGATTTCGCTTTCGAGATCCGCGCCTTCATCCCTTTCGCCGCCAATGGTGAGGACCCGGTGACCGGTAGCCTCAACGCCTCTGTGGCCCAGTGGCTGCACCGCGAAGGCCAGGTTGCGGGCAGTTACCGGGTCTCTCAGGGAACCAGGCTGGGACGTTCCGGATCGGTCAGTATCGAGTGCGTCGAGGATGGAGAGATCTGGGTCGGGGGAGCGGTTGCCACCTGTTTCGGGGGCACGGCACAGGCTTAA
- a CDS encoding YczE/YyaS/YitT family protein: MEVQGRNATAAGRATPEDEALTQLNHSAAPPVESQKTPFAQRHPVLHYIGRLFIFTLGVFIMSLGVAASVRANLGTSPITSFPTVLSLATPLTVGTLTILLNLFFLVVEIVLRGRKFPPIQLLQFPVALAFGFFIDLNMSWTGWLNPGNYLMQWVWTIIGVLLVALGVYLEMKPKLFYIPGDGLVAVLTMVTRIKVGTVKMCFDWTLVAISVVLSLILMGGLEGVREGTVFAAFGVGLVLKMIHNIEERVRVDRRFD, translated from the coding sequence TTGGAAGTTCAGGGCCGGAACGCCACCGCGGCAGGGCGCGCCACACCGGAAGATGAAGCCCTCACTCAGCTCAACCATTCAGCCGCCCCACCTGTCGAATCACAAAAAACCCCTTTCGCCCAGCGACACCCCGTCCTCCATTACATCGGCCGACTGTTCATCTTCACGCTCGGTGTTTTCATCATGTCCCTGGGCGTGGCAGCCTCAGTGCGGGCCAACCTCGGCACCTCACCGATCACCTCCTTCCCCACGGTGCTCTCCCTGGCCACACCCCTGACGGTGGGCACCCTGACGATCCTGCTGAACCTCTTCTTCCTGGTGGTGGAGATCGTGTTGCGGGGTCGGAAGTTCCCGCCCATCCAGTTGCTGCAATTCCCGGTGGCCCTGGCCTTCGGCTTCTTCATCGACCTCAACATGTCCTGGACGGGGTGGCTCAACCCCGGCAACTACCTGATGCAGTGGGTGTGGACGATCATCGGTGTCCTCCTCGTCGCCTTAGGCGTCTACCTGGAGATGAAACCGAAGCTCTTTTACATCCCCGGGGATGGCCTGGTCGCTGTCCTGACCATGGTCACCCGCATCAAGGTGGGCACGGTGAAGATGTGCTTCGACTGGACCCTGGTGGCTATCTCCGTGGTGCTCTCCCTGATCCTCATGGGCGGGCTCGAGGGGGTGCGCGAAGGCACCGTCTTTGCCGCCTTCGGCGTGGGCCTGGTGCTCAAGATGATCCACAACATCGAGGAACGCGTCCGCGTGGATCGACGCTTCGATTAA
- a CDS encoding DUF4383 domain-containing protein → MTLKNRSGVRSGRSPLQTVSFIYGIVFLLVGVAGFIPGITTDLGTMQFAGHEGNAMLLGIFHVSILHNIVHLLFGVAGILLARSATTARYFLLVGGIIYLALFLYGLFIDYDSAANFVPLNDANNWLHLGLGVTMVGLSFLPLRTRDAHDPDEAVNMPMRDKAV, encoded by the coding sequence ATGACACTCAAGAACCGCTCCGGCGTACGCTCCGGACGCTCCCCGCTTCAGACCGTCTCCTTCATCTACGGCATCGTCTTCCTCCTGGTGGGCGTCGCCGGTTTCATCCCCGGGATCACCACGGACCTGGGCACCATGCAATTCGCCGGCCATGAGGGCAATGCGATGCTGCTGGGTATCTTCCACGTCTCCATCCTCCACAACATCGTCCACCTGCTCTTCGGTGTCGCCGGCATCCTCCTCGCCCGGAGTGCCACCACCGCCCGCTACTTCCTGCTGGTGGGCGGCATAATCTACCTGGCACTCTTCCTCTACGGGCTCTTCATCGACTATGACTCCGCAGCCAACTTCGTCCCCCTCAACGACGCCAACAACTGGCTCCACCTGGGACTGGGTGTGACCATGGTGGGCCTGTCCTTCCTGCCGCTCCGCACCCGGGACGCCCATGACCCCGATGAGGCGGTGAATATGCCGATGCGGGACAAGGCGGTTTAA
- a CDS encoding acyltransferase family protein, with protein MHSAQSYATGFIPSLEGLRAVAALGVLLTHVAFQTGMDPATFPGDILARFDFFVPVFFALSAFLLWRRHRRDFAEGYGVGRYYLNRLGRIFPAYLVLVVGVLLLLPEASGVSWQVALANLLMVQLYVPDALAPGLTHLWSLVVELAFYLALPLLGLGIGTRSRRVRLSTIVALGLVGFGWPWLGFVVSSGTAESGMPNMQIFPFSYLAWFAVGLLAAEYEGRVPAGVQRILRWRWLWWALALLTAWVAAQKWYGPLGLEHPTPWEFNLRVIAGTLFAAFVVVPYALAPGSRWLETWWMQALGRWSYSIFLWHLAVLTVAFPILGMSLFSGSLIDFLLMSAFVTVASVVVSAASYVLVEEPARRWVRDLGKGIFGDSVRGRAGAQVSVGDDAVLGGKHRK; from the coding sequence TTGCATTCCGCCCAATCCTACGCAACAGGATTCATCCCCTCGCTGGAGGGCTTGCGGGCGGTTGCGGCACTCGGGGTGCTTCTCACCCACGTCGCTTTCCAAACCGGCATGGACCCCGCCACCTTCCCCGGGGATATTCTCGCACGATTCGACTTCTTCGTGCCGGTGTTCTTCGCCCTCTCTGCCTTCCTGCTCTGGCGCCGCCACCGCCGGGACTTCGCCGAGGGCTATGGGGTGGGCCGCTACTACCTGAATCGTCTGGGCCGGATCTTCCCCGCCTACCTGGTGCTGGTGGTGGGGGTGTTGCTGCTGCTCCCCGAGGCCTCCGGGGTGAGCTGGCAGGTGGCGCTGGCGAACCTGCTGATGGTGCAGCTCTACGTGCCGGACGCCCTCGCGCCGGGGTTGACCCACCTCTGGTCGCTGGTGGTGGAGTTGGCCTTCTACCTGGCGCTTCCCCTGCTTGGCCTGGGGATCGGCACCCGCTCCCGCAGGGTCCGCTTATCGACGATCGTGGCCCTCGGCCTCGTCGGTTTCGGCTGGCCCTGGCTGGGGTTTGTGGTCTCCTCGGGGACCGCGGAATCGGGGATGCCGAATATGCAGATCTTCCCCTTCTCCTACCTGGCCTGGTTCGCCGTGGGGCTGCTCGCCGCGGAATATGAGGGGCGGGTCCCGGCCGGGGTGCAGCGGATCCTGCGCTGGCGTTGGCTGTGGTGGGCACTTGCCCTGCTCACGGCCTGGGTGGCCGCCCAAAAGTGGTACGGCCCCCTGGGGCTGGAACACCCCACCCCCTGGGAATTCAACCTGCGGGTCATCGCCGGCACCTTATTCGCCGCTTTCGTGGTGGTGCCCTATGCCCTGGCGCCAGGCTCGCGGTGGTTGGAAACCTGGTGGATGCAGGCCCTGGGGCGTTGGAGTTACTCCATCTTCCTCTGGCACCTGGCGGTGCTCACCGTGGCTTTCCCCATCCTGGGGATGAGTCTCTTCAGCGGTTCCCTGATCGACTTCCTGCTCATGTCTGCCTTTGTCACGGTGGCCAGTGTGGTGGTCTCCGCGGCCAGCTATGTGCTGGTGGAGGAACCGGCCCGCAGGTGGGTGCGGGACCTGGGCAAGGGGATCTTCGGGGACAGTGTGCGGGGACGTGCCGGGGCCCAGGTGTCGGTGGGGGATGATGCCGTGCTGGGTGGCAAACACCGGAAGTGA
- a CDS encoding porin PorA family protein has translation MTTSSSAQSGVRRWVTHNRIFVVLGVIILALLLVGSILPRFIITSLKQLPEDSRFESATEPTTALLIDAPAYRAGQVPAANAGRPGCGGEEPDFSCFLVFSEVQLERVTTTSPSEKKKAVEVQSLSTLNAGDTELYRLDDQVRLTVDSAFPVPEPVSSVALSLPGVGLSVETGEFSRTGLQHFFPFTTERVSYDFFDPLAQVPAPLDFVDLVEHEGMRAFHFQQDLKAVNLMSSLAHAYTQPDDISDAPELDPLLRPSEMSAEELESISGLRIGGPAGRFYDTGELAAHGFSTEERISLSPYYAVDRSLWVEPASGVTLDREEEVYLYLAADQEEATEMADAFAAGGEANPNRTLFAGSLAWDGVSQAAAREEAQSNKSILKVLEVISLSSNTIITILVIAGLLIFLRNRFRAARKLES, from the coding sequence TTGACCACCAGCAGTTCCGCTCAGTCAGGGGTGCGTCGTTGGGTGACGCATAACCGGATTTTCGTGGTGCTCGGGGTCATCATCCTGGCCCTGTTGCTGGTGGGCAGCATCCTGCCCCGTTTCATCATCACCTCCCTCAAGCAGCTGCCCGAAGATTCCCGCTTCGAGTCCGCCACCGAGCCCACCACCGCCCTGCTTATCGACGCCCCCGCCTACCGCGCCGGACAGGTTCCCGCCGCCAATGCCGGCCGCCCGGGGTGCGGGGGGGAGGAACCTGATTTCTCCTGTTTCCTGGTTTTTTCCGAGGTGCAGCTGGAACGGGTGACCACCACCTCGCCCAGTGAGAAGAAGAAGGCGGTGGAGGTCCAGAGTCTGTCCACCCTGAACGCGGGGGACACGGAGCTCTATCGCCTGGATGATCAGGTTCGGCTGACCGTGGACTCCGCCTTCCCGGTGCCGGAGCCGGTCTCTTCGGTCGCCCTCTCCCTGCCCGGGGTGGGGTTGTCCGTGGAGACCGGTGAGTTCAGCCGCACCGGGCTGCAGCACTTCTTCCCCTTCACCACTGAGCGGGTCTCCTATGATTTCTTCGACCCGCTGGCACAGGTGCCCGCTCCCCTGGATTTCGTTGACCTGGTGGAACATGAGGGGATGCGGGCCTTCCACTTCCAGCAGGATCTTAAGGCCGTCAACCTGATGTCCTCCCTGGCGCACGCCTACACCCAGCCGGATGACATCTCCGATGCACCCGAACTGGATCCGCTGCTGCGCCCCTCCGAGATGAGTGCCGAGGAATTGGAGAGCATCTCCGGCCTCCGGATCGGTGGGCCGGCGGGCCGTTTCTACGACACCGGGGAGCTGGCCGCCCATGGTTTCAGTACCGAGGAAAGAATTTCGCTCAGCCCCTACTACGCCGTGGACCGTTCCCTCTGGGTGGAACCGGCCTCCGGGGTGACCCTCGACCGCGAGGAGGAGGTCTACCTCTACCTGGCCGCTGACCAGGAGGAAGCCACTGAGATGGCCGATGCCTTTGCCGCAGGTGGGGAGGCTAACCCCAACCGCACCCTCTTCGCTGGATCCCTGGCCTGGGATGGGGTGTCCCAGGCTGCGGCCCGGGAGGAAGCCCAGTCCAATAAGTCCATCCTCAAGGTGCTTGAGGTCATCTCCCTGTCCTCCAACACCATCATCACCATCCTGGTGATAGCCGGCCTGTTGATCTTCCTGCGCAACCGCTTCCGCGCCGCCAGGAAATTGGAGTCCTAG
- the ctaD gene encoding aa3-type cytochrome oxidase subunit I, whose product MTAVSPRLEDYVEPTRAAPTGHGRKGSAFWDLITTTDHKKLGMMYIVMSMTFFFLAGLMALLIRAELFTPGLQFLSNEQFNQLFTIHGTVMLLVFATPIVWGFSNFVLPLQIGAPDVAFPRLNAFGLWITALGGFLIISGFLTPGGAADFGWTMYTPLSDKIHTPGVGAELWILGVGMTGIGTIASAINMLTTILCLRAPGMTMFRMPIFTWNIFVTAVMALLIFPMLTAAALGVLFDRKLGGHIFDPGNGGAILWQHLFWFFGHPEVYVIALPFFGIISEVIPVFSRKPMFGYIGLIFATLAIGSLSMAVWAHHMFVTGAVLLPFFSFMTFLIAVPTGVKFFNWVGTMWRGQISWETPMIFAVGFLGTFLFGGLTGIMLAAPPLDFQLADSYFLIAHFHYTVFGTVVFATFSGIYFWFPKMTGRMLDERLGKIHFWLTFIGFHGTFFIQHWLGNMGMPRRYADYLDSDGFTLLNQTSTVFSFILGMSVLPFVWNVFKSWRYGEIVTVDDPWGYGNSLEWATSCPPPRHNFNSLPRIRSERPAFELHYPHMVERMRTEAHVTKRDERAEIQKSPSPQEVEETNSR is encoded by the coding sequence ATGACTGCCGTGTCCCCCAGGCTCGAAGACTATGTTGAACCCACCCGTGCGGCGCCCACCGGGCATGGCCGCAAGGGTTCCGCGTTCTGGGACCTGATCACCACCACCGACCACAAAAAACTGGGCATGATGTACATCGTCATGTCCATGACCTTCTTCTTCCTGGCGGGGTTGATGGCCCTGCTGATCCGCGCGGAGCTCTTCACCCCGGGCCTGCAGTTCCTCTCGAATGAGCAGTTCAACCAGCTCTTCACCATCCATGGCACGGTGATGCTGCTGGTGTTCGCCACCCCGATTGTCTGGGGTTTCTCCAACTTTGTGCTGCCACTGCAGATCGGCGCCCCGGATGTCGCCTTCCCCCGGCTCAACGCCTTCGGGTTGTGGATCACCGCCCTGGGCGGATTCCTCATCATCTCCGGCTTCCTCACCCCGGGCGGGGCCGCTGACTTCGGCTGGACCATGTACACCCCCCTGTCCGACAAGATCCACACCCCCGGTGTGGGTGCCGAGCTGTGGATTCTGGGGGTGGGCATGACGGGTATCGGCACGATCGCCTCCGCCATCAACATGCTGACCACCATCCTGTGTCTGCGCGCGCCGGGCATGACCATGTTCCGGATGCCGATCTTCACCTGGAATATCTTCGTCACCGCGGTCATGGCCCTGTTGATTTTCCCGATGCTGACCGCCGCGGCGCTGGGCGTGCTCTTTGACCGCAAACTCGGTGGCCACATCTTCGACCCCGGCAATGGTGGTGCCATCCTGTGGCAGCATCTCTTCTGGTTCTTCGGCCACCCCGAGGTCTATGTGATCGCCCTGCCCTTCTTCGGCATCATCTCCGAGGTTATTCCGGTGTTCTCCCGTAAGCCGATGTTCGGCTACATCGGCCTGATCTTTGCGACGCTCGCGATCGGCTCCCTGTCCATGGCCGTCTGGGCACACCACATGTTCGTCACCGGCGCGGTGCTGCTGCCCTTCTTCTCCTTCATGACCTTCCTCATCGCGGTGCCCACCGGGGTGAAGTTCTTCAACTGGGTGGGCACCATGTGGCGGGGACAGATCTCCTGGGAGACCCCGATGATCTTCGCCGTCGGTTTCCTGGGAACCTTCCTCTTCGGTGGTCTGACCGGCATCATGCTGGCTGCCCCTCCCCTGGACTTCCAGCTGGCCGACTCCTACTTCCTCATCGCCCACTTCCACTACACCGTCTTCGGCACCGTTGTCTTCGCCACCTTCTCCGGCATCTACTTCTGGTTCCCGAAGATGACCGGCCGGATGCTGGATGAGCGGCTGGGTAAGATCCACTTCTGGCTCACCTTCATCGGTTTCCACGGCACCTTCTTCATCCAGCACTGGCTGGGCAACATGGGTATGCCGCGCCGTTACGCCGACTACCTGGACTCCGACGGTTTCACCCTGCTCAACCAGACCTCCACCGTCTTCTCCTTCATCCTGGGTATGTCCGTCCTGCCCTTTGTGTGGAATGTCTTCAAGTCCTGGCGCTACGGCGAGATTGTCACCGTTGATGATCCCTGGGGCTACGGCAACTCCCTGGAGTGGGCCACCTCCTGCCCGCCCCCGCGACACAACTTCAACTCCCTGCCACGTATCCGCTCTGAGCGGCCGGCCTTCGAGCTGCACTACCCGCACATGGTGGAGCGCATGCGCACCGAGGCACATGTGACCAAGCGTGATGAGCGTGCCGAGATCCAGAAATCCCCCTCCCCCCAGGAGGTGGAGGAAACTAACTCCCGGTGA
- a CDS encoding glycosyltransferase family 4 protein, producing MKILLLCWRDSTHPQGGGSERYLERVGEYLARQGHEVVYRTAGHTDSPRRSMREGVRYSRSGGKFTVYPKAWLGILAGHLGFGTLKGFDAVVDTQNGIPFFARPLFPHIPTILLTHHCHREQWPVAGPAVAKLGWFLEKQVAPRIYRGAPYVTVSQPSAEELVELRIRERDIHIIRNGIDPIPAHLPRLEQTDATHLATLSRLVPHKQIEDAMDVIRRLGESHNLILDVIGSGWWSDELHEYADHTGVTERIHFHGQVTEDYKHALLARAELHLMPSRKEGWGLAVIEAAQHGVPTIGYRSAGGLRDSIKHNSTGLLVDNPAELITATEELLTDASRRRALGSAARDLAAGYSWEDTGQRFAELLEEITGS from the coding sequence ATGAAGATCCTTTTGTTGTGCTGGCGAGATTCCACCCACCCCCAGGGCGGTGGCTCTGAGCGCTACCTGGAGCGGGTGGGCGAGTATCTGGCCAGGCAGGGCCATGAGGTGGTCTACCGTACCGCCGGTCACACTGATTCCCCACGGCGCAGCATGCGTGAGGGGGTCCGTTATTCCCGGAGTGGTGGAAAGTTCACGGTCTACCCGAAGGCCTGGTTGGGGATTCTGGCCGGGCACCTGGGTTTTGGCACGTTGAAGGGTTTTGATGCGGTGGTGGACACCCAGAACGGCATCCCCTTCTTCGCCCGCCCCCTCTTTCCCCACATTCCCACCATCCTGCTCACTCATCACTGTCACCGGGAGCAGTGGCCGGTGGCTGGTCCGGCGGTGGCCAAGTTGGGTTGGTTCCTGGAGAAGCAGGTGGCCCCGCGCATTTACCGGGGTGCGCCTTATGTGACGGTGTCTCAGCCGAGTGCGGAGGAGCTGGTGGAGCTGCGGATCCGGGAACGTGACATCCACATCATCCGTAATGGCATTGATCCGATTCCCGCGCATCTGCCCCGCCTGGAGCAGACGGACGCCACCCACCTGGCCACCCTGTCCCGCCTGGTGCCCCATAAGCAGATCGAGGATGCCATGGATGTGATCAGGCGGCTCGGGGAGAGCCATAACCTCATTCTCGATGTGATCGGCAGTGGTTGGTGGTCCGATGAGCTCCATGAGTATGCGGACCACACGGGGGTTACGGAGCGCATCCACTTCCACGGCCAGGTCACCGAGGACTATAAGCATGCCCTGTTGGCCCGGGCTGAGCTGCATCTGATGCCCTCCCGCAAGGAGGGTTGGGGGCTGGCGGTGATCGAGGCGGCGCAGCATGGTGTCCCCACCATCGGCTACCGCAGCGCGGGTGGCCTGCGTGATTCCATCAAGCACAATTCCACCGGCTTGCTGGTGGACAACCCCGCCGAGCTGATCACCGCCACCGAGGAGCTGCTCACCGATGCTTCTCGACGCCGCGCCCTGGGCAGCGCCGCTCGTGACCTTGCGGCCGGGTACTCCTGGGAGGACACCGGCCAGCGTTTCGCGGAACTGCTGGAAGAGATCACCGGGAGTTAG
- a CDS encoding class I SAM-dependent methyltransferase — protein sequence MAFTRRRSTLRRSLGLLGSFRHEQPRPDIFYGGLAIDTASMVEALWADVQGSGLQGKSVLDVGGGPGYFAQEFENRGVHYVSVEPDVGEMSAADIEVTASVRGSGLDLPFLSDVFEVVYSSNVGEHVSEPWKMGEEMLRVTKPGGLVIYSYTIWLGPFGGHETGLWEHYVGGEFARERYTRKHGHPPKNVYGSSLFDVSCAEGLRWGGSVAGAELVAAFPRYHPSWAWWMVQVPVLREFLVSNLVLVLRKL from the coding sequence TTGGCGTTCACGCGGCGGCGTTCCACCCTCCGCCGCTCCCTCGGGCTGCTGGGTTCCTTCCGCCATGAACAACCCCGCCCCGATATCTTCTACGGGGGACTCGCGATCGACACCGCCTCCATGGTGGAGGCCTTATGGGCGGATGTTCAGGGCAGCGGTCTGCAGGGGAAGTCGGTCCTGGACGTCGGCGGGGGGCCCGGCTACTTCGCGCAGGAATTTGAGAACCGGGGCGTCCACTATGTGTCGGTGGAACCCGATGTGGGAGAGATGTCGGCAGCCGATATCGAGGTCACTGCCTCGGTGCGGGGATCCGGGTTGGATCTGCCTTTTCTTTCTGATGTTTTTGAGGTGGTCTACTCCTCCAATGTGGGGGAACATGTCTCGGAGCCGTGGAAGATGGGTGAGGAGATGCTGCGGGTGACTAAACCCGGAGGTCTTGTCATTTACAGCTACACCATCTGGCTCGGCCCCTTCGGCGGGCATGAGACCGGACTCTGGGAACACTATGTGGGTGGTGAATTCGCCAGGGAGCGATACACCAGAAAACACGGGCACCCACCCAAGAATGTGTACGGAAGTTCCCTCTTCGATGTCTCCTGTGCGGAGGGTCTCAGGTGGGGTGGATCAGTGGCCGGGGCAGAGCTGGTGGCCGCTTTCCCGCGTTACCACCCCAGTTGGGCCTGGTGGATGGTGCAGGTCCCGGTATTGCGGGAATTTCTGGTGAGCAACCTGGTGCTGGTGCTGCGGAAATTGTGA